Proteins encoded together in one Triticum dicoccoides isolate Atlit2015 ecotype Zavitan chromosome 7B, WEW_v2.0, whole genome shotgun sequence window:
- the LOC119341800 gene encoding auxin-responsive protein IAA21-like isoform X1: MAPPQERDYIGLSPAAAAAATELRLGLPGTEDAAGDGGGAASEAPLTLELLSKGGAKRGFAGAVAEEEDEKKKAQPPAAKAQVVGWPPIRSYRKNTMATNLSAPRSKDEAEAKQAPVPDCLYVKVSMDGAPYLRKVDLKMYKNYKDLSLELEKKFSGFTVGHGESTGNSGRDGLSDCRLMDLKSGTELVLTYEDKDGDWMLVGDVPWRMFTDSCRRMRIMKGSDAVGLAPRAAEKSKNQK, translated from the exons ATGGCGCCGCCACAGGAGCGGGACTACATCGGGCTGTcgccggccgcggcggcggcggccacggaGCTGCGCCTGGGGCTCCCGGGCACGGAGGACGCTGCTGGGGACGGCGGTGGAGCGGCGTCggaggcgccgctgacgctggagcTTCTGTCCAAGGGCGGGGCGAAACGCGGGTTCGCTGGCGCGGTGGCggaggaagaggacgagaagaAGAAGGCGCAGCCGCCGGCCGCCAA GGCACAGGTGGTAGGATGGCCACCAATCCGCAGTTACAGGAAGAACACCATGGCGACGAACTTATCTGCTCCCAGAAGCAAAGACGAGGCCGAGGCGAAGCAGGCACCAGTACCGGATTGCCTTTATGTCAAGGTTAGCATGGATGGTGCTCCTTACCTCAGGAAGGTGGATCTTAAGATGTACAAGAACTACAAGGACCTCTCGCTGGAGCTGGAGAAAAAGTTCAGCGGCTTTACTGTTG GTCATGGTGAATCGACTGGAAACTCGGGAAGAGATGGATTATCTGATTGTCGACTGATGGATCTTAAAAGCGGGACTGAACTTGTGCTCACTTATGAGGATAAGGATGGTGATTGGATGCTTGTTGGTGATGTTCCATGGCG AATGTTCACAGACAGCTGTAGGAGGATGAGGATCATGAAGGGGTCAGATGCAGTGGGCCTCG CTCCGAGGGCGGCCGAGAAGAGCAAGAACCAGAAATAG
- the LOC119341800 gene encoding auxin-responsive protein IAA21-like isoform X2, whose amino-acid sequence MAPPQERDYIGLSPAAAAAATELRLGLPGTEDAAGDGGGAASEAPLTLELLSKGGAKRGFAGAVAEEEDEKKKAQPPAAKAQVVGWPPIRSYRKNTMATNLSAPRSKDEAEAKQAPVPDCLYVKVSMDGAPYLRKVDLKMYKNYKDLSLELEKKFSGFTVGEHLFCPLSWLCYCLGCHNNLFLRIFTWADAVFTVYMYSPSPCILVLPPSEITCRQNGCI is encoded by the exons ATGGCGCCGCCACAGGAGCGGGACTACATCGGGCTGTcgccggccgcggcggcggcggccacggaGCTGCGCCTGGGGCTCCCGGGCACGGAGGACGCTGCTGGGGACGGCGGTGGAGCGGCGTCggaggcgccgctgacgctggagcTTCTGTCCAAGGGCGGGGCGAAACGCGGGTTCGCTGGCGCGGTGGCggaggaagaggacgagaagaAGAAGGCGCAGCCGCCGGCCGCCAA GGCACAGGTGGTAGGATGGCCACCAATCCGCAGTTACAGGAAGAACACCATGGCGACGAACTTATCTGCTCCCAGAAGCAAAGACGAGGCCGAGGCGAAGCAGGCACCAGTACCGGATTGCCTTTATGTCAAGGTTAGCATGGATGGTGCTCCTTACCTCAGGAAGGTGGATCTTAAGATGTACAAGAACTACAAGGACCTCTCGCTGGAGCTGGAGAAAAAGTTCAGCGGCTTTACTGTTGGTGAGCACTTGTTTTGCCCTTTATCCTGGCTCTGTTATTGCTTGGGATGCCACAATA ACCTTTTTCTACGCATTTTTACTTGGGCAGATGCAGTCTTTACCGTATACATGTACTCTCCCTCTCCTTGCattttggtactccctccgtccgaaattacttgtcgtcaaaatggatgtatctag